A region of Marasmius oreades isolate 03SP1 chromosome 9, whole genome shotgun sequence DNA encodes the following proteins:
- a CDS encoding uncharacterized protein (CAZy:CE4), with product MLTNRLNLVVLSSLTTHVLSLAVKRAEPDRSNVVEFAKITDPTQECAPYWYPPSDNYPQFPTTWGVANIVAGDTAAQNKWNEIKGKIPNTPPKGVNGDFSNVQYDNSKDPDCWWTATGCVTPKLAGIAPDVARIPEPLSVGYGFDDGPNCSHNAFYDYMVQKNQKATMFFIGSNVINWPLQAQRALYDGHEICAHSWSHSSMTSLSSEQAFAEIYYTVQAIKSVAGVTVTCWRPPYGDTDDRIRAIVNALGLSTVLWQYDSDDWKGGAQVDTNYKTFIGQAKGGEFSKQGTIYLQHEIDEFTMGKAMEYYPSMKDAFKYMVPVAVALNKTHPYAEAEVEFPTFDEYISGTVRKPLPDSALSYLGLTATPPSSASSSPSNSATGASTSTSTTASSGASPSSPPSSSPVSTPTAPATPTSTRAATNTVPPSTPTQPSKPKPGKTMQSFINWLIGGLKRWGF from the exons ATGCTCACCAACCGCCTTAACCTCGTCGTTCTCTCTTCCCTCACAACCCACGTTCTCTCTCTCGCCGTCAAGAGAGCAGAACCCGATCGgagcaacgtcgtcgagttTGCAAAGATCACCG ACCCAACCCAAGAATGTGCACCGTACTGGTACCCACCATCTGACAACTATCCTCAATTCCCTACTACCTGGGGAGTCGCCAACATAGTTGCTGGAGATACCGCAGCTCAGAATAAGTGGAATGAAATCAAGGGTAAGATTCCCAATACTCCACCCAAG GGCGTCAACGGCGACTTTTCGAATGTCCAATACGACAATTCGAAGGATCCTGATTGTTGGTGGACCGCTACCGGTTGTGTTACCCCAAAGTTGGCTGGCATTGCTCCTGACGTTGCGAGGATTCCCGAG CCACTATCCGTCGGGTACGGATTCGATGACGGCCCCAATTGCTCTCATAATGCGTTTTATGATTATATGGTTCAGAAAAATCAGAAAGCTA CGATGTTCTTTATTGGATCAAACGTCATCAACTGGCCACTGCAAGCCCAGAGAGCGCTTTATGATG GCCATGAAATATGTGCAC ATTCGTGGTCACATAGCTCAA TGACATCTCTCAGTTCCGAGCAAGCCTTCGCCGAAATTTACTACA CCGTCCAAGCAATCAAATCCGTCGCTGGTGTCACCGTCACTTGTTGGCGTCCCCCTTACGGAGACACCGATGATCGTATCCGAGCTATCGTCAACGCTCTCGGTCTCAGCACCGTCCTTTGGCAATACGACTCGGACGATTGGAAAGGTGGAGCCCAGGTCGATACGAATTATAAAACGTTTATCGGGCAGGCTAAAGGCGGTGAATTCAGTAAG CAAGGAACGATCTATTTGCAACATGAGATCGACGAGTTTACGATGGGTAAGGCGATGGAGTATTATCCGAGCATGAAGGATGCTTTCAAG TACATGGTCCCCGTCGCAGTCGCACTGAACAAAACACACCCATACGCGGAAGCGGAAGTCGAGTTCCCTACGTTTGACGAAT ATATCTCGGGAACGGTTCGAAAACCTCTCCCGGATTCTGCACTTTCGTACTTGGGCCTTACCGCCACGCCACCATCCTccgcttcttcctctccgtcAAACTCCGCCACCGGCGCTtccaccagcaccagcaccacgGCTAGCTCTGGAGCCTCGCCATCCTCCCCACCTTCTTCGTCCCCTGTTTCTACTCCCACTGCCCCCgcaacaccaacttcgactCGGGCAGCTACAAACACAGTACCTCCATCTACTCCTACGCAACCGTCGAAACCGAAACCTGGAAAAACGATGCAATCTTTTATAAATTGGCTGATTGGAGGGCTTAAGCGGTGGGGGTTCTGA